The window TCGATCTTGCGCTGGATCAGCTCCAGCACGCGCTCGCGCACTTCGTCGCGGTACGCGTCCGGCTTGAAGTCGTCCGTCGCGATCTGTTTGATCAGCTGCACGGCCAGCTCCAGCTCCTTCTCCTTCACCTCGGCGGAGCCGATCGGCACGTCCGCGAACGACCGCACCTCGTGCGAGTAGCGCAGCTGCTCCATCAGGATCCCGTCGTCCTGCGGCGTCAGCAGCACCAGGTACTGCTTGCCGCGTGCCGCGTAACGGCCGAGCGCGGACAGGCCCGTCGCCCGCATGGCCGCGCCGAGCAGGCGATACGCCCGGTCTCCACCCTTGTCCGGTCCCAGATAGTACGGCTTGTCGACGTAGACCCGGTCGACCTTCTCGAACGGCACGAACTCCACGATCTCGATCGTGTTGTCCGCCTTCTGCTCGAGGGCCTTCAGCTCTTCCGTAGAAAACAGGACATACTGCTCGCGCGCGAACTCGTACCCCTTCACCATGTCGCTTTTCTCGACAACGGTGCCTTCCGTCGCGCAGATGTACTGCTGCTTCAGTCGTGATCCGCAGTCCTTGTGGATCCAGTTGAAGCTCACCGCGGCCGTCGTGTCGCCCGTCGAGTAAAGCTTGACGGGGACGGACACCAGGCCGAACGATACCGTGGCCGTGCCAATCGCTCTT of the Longimicrobiales bacterium genome contains:
- a CDS encoding Ku protein, with amino-acid sequence RAIGTATVSFGLVSVPVKLYSTGDTTAAVSFNWIHKDCGSRLKQQYICATEGTVVEKSDMVKGYEFAREQYVLFSTEELKALEQKADNTIEIVEFVPFEKVDRVYVDKPYYLGPDKGGDRAYRLLGAAMRATGLSALGRYAARGKQYLVLLTPQDDGILMEQLRYSHEVRSFADVPIGSAEVKEKELELAVQLIKQIATDDFKPDAYRDEVRERVLELIQRKIEGEDITASPVEAPQTQIIDLMEALKASLARSEGGAGEDGESSRKPAKSAASTKTTRRAPRKRAAGGQ